A single genomic interval of Adhaeribacter pallidiroseus harbors:
- a CDS encoding lysophospholipid acyltransferase family protein, with amino-acid sequence MKDTLRHLINHKKQPRLFCMLSDQTPPKSEIQYWTTFMNQDAGFFVGGEKLAASFKMRVFFIHAQRVGRGYYNFKFLPIIPAEQALKTAFPVTEQFTRMLEDWICENPADYLWSHRRWKHKRPEGEAS; translated from the coding sequence ATGAAAGACACCTTACGCCATTTGATCAATCATAAAAAGCAACCCCGGCTTTTTTGCATGTTATCGGACCAAACGCCACCCAAAAGTGAAATTCAATACTGGACAACCTTTATGAACCAGGATGCCGGTTTTTTTGTCGGCGGCGAGAAGTTAGCGGCGTCATTTAAAATGCGAGTTTTTTTTATTCATGCCCAACGAGTGGGCCGGGGTTACTATAATTTTAAATTTTTACCCATTATTCCTGCGGAACAAGCCCTTAAAACAGCTTTTCCCGTAACGGAGCAATTTACCCGGATGCTCGAAGATTGGATTTGCGAAAACCCCGCGGATTATCTTTGGTCGCACCGCCGCTGGAAACACAAGCGCCCGGAGGGCGAGGCAAGTTAA
- a CDS encoding L-threonylcarbamoyladenylate synthase yields the protein MANAVLLKIHPTNPPMNKITQVVDILRKGGIVIYPTDTIYGMGCDLHNARALERLCLIKGIKPDKANLSFICSDLTHISDYAKNISTSVYKVMKKALPGPFTFVLEASSKVPRLGGIRKKTVGIRVPDNQIPLCIVKELGNPIISTSIHDDDEILEYATDPELIFEKFRNLVDVVIDGGYGNNIPSTVVNCEDEQFEVLRQGAGDIANYV from the coding sequence ATGGCAAACGCAGTGCTTTTAAAAATTCATCCGACTAATCCGCCTATGAATAAAATTACACAAGTAGTAGATATCTTACGAAAAGGCGGCATCGTGATTTATCCTACAGATACTATTTACGGGATGGGTTGTGATTTACATAATGCCCGGGCTTTGGAAAGACTTTGCCTGATTAAAGGCATTAAGCCCGACAAAGCAAACCTTTCTTTTATTTGCTCCGATTTAACCCACATTTCGGATTATGCTAAAAATATTTCGACTTCCGTTTATAAAGTGATGAAAAAGGCTTTACCGGGTCCGTTTACTTTTGTGTTAGAAGCGAGCAGTAAAGTGCCCCGGCTAGGCGGAATACGGAAGAAAACGGTGGGCATCCGGGTCCCGGATAATCAAATTCCGCTTTGTATTGTAAAAGAACTAGGCAACCCCATAATTTCCACCTCTATCCACGACGATGACGAAATCCTTGAATACGCTACCGATCCGGAGTTAATTTTTGAAAAATTTCGAAATTTGGTGGATGTAGTAATAGATGGTGGTTACGGCAATAATATTCCTTCTACGGTAGTTAATTGCGAAGACGAACAATTTGAAGTTCTCCGGCAAGGCGCCGGCGATATAGCAAACTATGTTTAA
- a CDS encoding PAS domain-containing hybrid sensor histidine kinase/response regulator, with protein MQTELLKQLHELQNRILESENRNQLLIKKQAILEENFKNLTVQQELSQIDGTNSHLPVKVNPSSLFSGIVFRQIFQDNREAMLIMSTEGIILDANKAACALLQYNSAEILTLQYAQIVNKDTREPAWWNQNLGPNTACKEVLTLIRSNGEPILTEINAQAYNDQSGEIKVLATIRDITSQQIALLGAEQNYWELFNKVNDAILIFDLNSAHILDANHQACKLYGYTLADFKTTNLKDLFEDVELGQKYLQQLRLAGNLEEIEVTHCRKDKSTFPLSWRVSFINYRNQKAVLAIIKDLTEQKKTEKILLDSEERFFAFMDNSPFLAWMKKADNWQYTYSNATHKRFLGLSREQLNGKTDFDLWLPDIATKLRQNDIDVVEAQQALEYQEEIDLPDGSKRQFLVQKFPFKPLTGESYVAGTCIDITDLLLVQQALVESETRNRAVLNTAMESIISINRKGEILEFNPAAEKTFGYRREEVIGKKLHDVIIPPRVRRGHDSGFHRFLQTGESNLMGRVLELTAMRANGEEFPVEVSITASIELNIPIFTGIIRDISERKAAEDALRRSEKQFRVITENMTDLVCLHEPDGKIIYISPSVQDILGFKPEELIHTSPYALIHPADKSRLITYVVEVLSGNPSVKNMEYRVQQKDGNYIWVDTGVRPIFNEAGKTVEVQTVSRNITTRKKTERKLKKAKKAAEISAMAKESFLANMSHEIRTPLNGILGMAGLLTKTALNDAQQKYLNIIDYSARNLLVIINDILDLAKIESGKLILEQIPFNIQELLQSTQQALEYKAEEKDILLIVKSFNLANPYVVGDPHRLTQVLLNLVSNAVKFTSQGVVVIRTDILEETATHFKFLITVKDTGIGIPKEKQELIFDNFTQADPHTSRNYGGTGLGLTICKNLIEMQGGRIWVESVPGQGSEFKFELAFQKAAPAQIEKVISDIEHIDYSSLGPLHILLAEDNEVNQFLAKSIMQNWGFTIDVAKNGKEAVTLATNRDYDLILMDIQMPEVSGTEATHLIRQLPNPQKANTPIIALTANALKGDAERFIAAGMNDYVAKPFDESKLFQKIAANLANSEVLSTKSINSLKEINTVTNFSNGTPIKVCDLTALQAMANGKSDFLIKFFELFIQQVPPQVQRMQEAAAQNNWSTVTGLAHQLKSNFDTLGVTTLQQPIRNLEDYSRQQSNLTAIPGLLATIKTISDQAILELQTEKARLQG; from the coding sequence ATGCAAACAGAACTACTGAAACAGCTACACGAATTACAAAACAGAATTTTAGAATCAGAAAACCGGAATCAATTATTAATAAAAAAGCAGGCTATTCTGGAAGAAAATTTTAAAAATTTAACCGTTCAGCAAGAATTAAGTCAGATTGATGGTACTAATTCGCATCTACCAGTTAAAGTAAATCCGAGTAGTCTATTTAGTGGAATTGTATTTCGGCAAATATTTCAGGATAATCGGGAGGCCATGTTGATTATGTCAACGGAAGGAATAATTCTGGATGCTAACAAGGCTGCTTGTGCTTTACTACAATACAACTCCGCGGAAATTCTAACGCTGCAATACGCGCAAATAGTAAATAAAGATACCCGTGAACCAGCTTGGTGGAACCAGAATTTAGGGCCTAATACCGCCTGCAAAGAAGTACTAACTCTTATTCGCAGCAATGGAGAACCTATTTTAACCGAAATCAACGCTCAAGCCTACAACGATCAATCTGGAGAAATAAAAGTTTTAGCTACCATCCGGGATATTACGAGCCAACAGATAGCGTTGCTAGGCGCAGAACAAAATTACTGGGAACTATTCAACAAAGTAAATGATGCCATTTTAATATTTGATTTAAATTCTGCTCACATTTTGGATGCTAATCACCAAGCGTGTAAACTCTATGGTTATACTCTAGCGGATTTTAAAACTACAAACTTAAAAGATCTTTTTGAAGATGTTGAACTTGGGCAAAAATACTTGCAGCAATTAAGGCTGGCCGGCAATCTGGAAGAGATAGAAGTTACCCATTGCCGAAAAGATAAATCTACTTTTCCATTATCGTGGCGTGTCTCTTTTATAAATTACCGCAACCAAAAAGCAGTTTTAGCTATTATAAAGGATTTAACGGAGCAAAAAAAGACAGAAAAAATCTTGCTTGATAGCGAAGAACGATTTTTTGCTTTCATGGATAATAGCCCCTTTTTAGCTTGGATGAAAAAGGCGGATAACTGGCAATATACTTATTCAAACGCCACTCATAAACGATTTTTAGGTTTATCCAGAGAACAACTAAATGGTAAAACGGACTTTGATTTATGGCTACCGGATATTGCCACCAAATTACGCCAGAATGACATAGATGTGGTAGAAGCCCAGCAGGCATTGGAATATCAAGAAGAGATAGACTTGCCTGATGGTAGTAAAAGACAATTCTTAGTGCAGAAATTTCCCTTTAAACCTTTGACTGGCGAGTCTTACGTTGCTGGTACCTGCATCGATATTACTGATTTACTACTAGTACAGCAAGCTTTAGTTGAAAGTGAAACCCGGAATCGAGCGGTGTTAAATACGGCTATGGAGAGCATTATCAGCATAAATCGGAAGGGAGAAATTTTAGAGTTTAATCCGGCCGCTGAAAAAACTTTTGGTTATCGGCGCGAGGAGGTGATTGGTAAAAAATTGCATGATGTTATTATTCCCCCACGTGTGCGGCGCGGCCACGATTCAGGCTTCCACCGATTTTTACAAACGGGTGAAAGTAATTTAATGGGGCGCGTATTAGAATTAACTGCCATGCGGGCTAATGGAGAAGAATTTCCAGTAGAAGTTTCTATAACTGCCAGCATAGAATTAAATATTCCCATATTTACTGGAATCATCCGGGATATCAGTGAGCGAAAAGCAGCTGAAGATGCACTTCGCCGAAGTGAGAAACAATTCCGAGTTATTACGGAAAATATGACAGACCTGGTTTGTTTGCACGAGCCGGACGGTAAAATAATTTATATCTCCCCCTCGGTGCAAGATATTTTAGGTTTTAAGCCGGAAGAGTTAATTCATACCTCGCCCTATGCGCTTATCCATCCGGCCGATAAAAGTAGATTAATCACTTATGTGGTAGAAGTTTTATCCGGTAATCCGTCAGTTAAAAATATGGAATACCGGGTGCAGCAGAAAGACGGAAATTATATATGGGTAGATACCGGCGTACGACCCATATTTAACGAAGCAGGAAAAACAGTTGAAGTACAAACCGTATCCCGCAACATTACGACCCGGAAGAAAACCGAACGAAAATTAAAAAAAGCAAAAAAAGCGGCCGAGATTTCTGCCATGGCCAAAGAAAGTTTTTTGGCTAACATGAGTCACGAAATAAGAACGCCTCTGAATGGAATTCTGGGAATGGCTGGTTTATTAACCAAAACCGCGTTAAATGATGCGCAACAAAAATATTTAAATATCATCGATTATTCTGCCCGTAATCTGTTGGTTATTATAAACGACATTCTGGATTTAGCTAAAATTGAATCTGGTAAATTAATTCTGGAACAAATTCCTTTTAATATTCAGGAGTTGTTACAGAGTACCCAGCAAGCACTGGAATATAAAGCCGAGGAAAAAGACATTTTACTGATTGTAAAAAGTTTTAACCTGGCTAACCCGTATGTAGTAGGCGATCCGCACCGTCTCACGCAAGTACTGCTCAATTTAGTGAGTAATGCCGTTAAGTTTACCAGTCAAGGGGTTGTGGTTATTCGCACCGACATTTTAGAAGAAACTGCCACTCATTTTAAATTTTTAATTACTGTAAAAGACACGGGCATTGGTATTCCCAAGGAAAAACAAGAATTAATATTTGATAATTTTACGCAGGCTGATCCGCATACTTCCCGGAATTACGGTGGCACTGGTTTAGGTCTTACCATTTGTAAAAACCTGATTGAAATGCAAGGCGGCCGCATTTGGGTAGAAAGCGTACCAGGCCAAGGCAGTGAATTTAAATTTGAACTTGCCTTTCAGAAAGCTGCGCCTGCTCAGATTGAAAAAGTAATTTCAGATATAGAGCACATTGATTATTCCAGCTTGGGGCCGTTGCATATTTTGCTGGCCGAGGATAATGAGGTAAATCAGTTTTTAGCAAAATCGATTATGCAAAACTGGGGTTTTACCATTGATGTCGCGAAAAACGGGAAAGAAGCAGTAACATTAGCGACCAACCGTGATTATGATTTAATTTTAATGGATATCCAGATGCCGGAAGTAAGTGGCACCGAAGCTACCCACCTGATCCGGCAATTACCCAATCCACAAAAAGCCAATACTCCCATTATTGCCTTAACTGCAAATGCCTTAAAAGGCGACGCCGAACGATTTATAGCTGCCGGTATGAACGATTACGTGGCTAAACCATTCGACGAGAGTAAACTTTTTCAAAAAATTGCCGCGAACCTGGCAAATTCCGAGGTTCTTTCAACTAAATCAATTAATTCTTTAAAGGAGATAAATACTGTGACAAATTTTTCTAACGGAACACCGATCAAAGTCTGCGATCTGACCGCTTTACAAGCGATGGCTAATGGTAAAAGCGATTTTTTAATTAAATTTTTCGAATTATTTATTCAACAGGTTCCACCCCAGGTACAGCGCATGCAGGAAGCAGCTGCCCAAAATAACTGGTCTACGGTAACCGGATTGGCACATCAGCTTAAATCAAATTTTGATACGCTAGGGGTAACCACTCTGCAGCAACCTATTCGCAACCTCGAAGATTATTCCCGGCAGCAAAGCAATTTAACGGCTATTCCGGGGTTGTTAGCCACCATTAAAACAATTTCGGATCAGGCCATTTTGGAGCTTCAAACGGAAAAAGCACGTTTGCAAGGTTAA
- the mltG gene encoding endolytic transglycosylase MltG encodes MEVQKKARKKSNALRNFLVVGGILFVSFSYYAYQIVYTPNIDTHGKHSYIRIPRGATFEQVMDSVEQEKVVIDLLSFRFIAKLMDYPKLIKPGHYELVNGATNYQMIGRLRAGIQSPVKLTFNNIRIKKDLTAKLSTDISATQTELDSLLRNTKYVQNLGFDTTTIMTMFIPNTYELYWNTSGRELIKRMKKEYDAFWTPARVAKAKAQGLSKTEVSTLASIVEAEQAVHPDERRRIAGVYLNRLKTGLPLQADPTVVFAVGDFTIRRVLNEHLRLDSPYNTYKYKGLPPGPINLPSITSIDAVLNPEQHDYIYFCAKEDFSGYHNFAVTQAEHIRNARKYQQALNERNILK; translated from the coding sequence ATGGAAGTACAGAAAAAAGCCCGGAAAAAATCAAATGCCCTTCGCAATTTTCTGGTTGTGGGAGGGATTTTATTTGTTAGTTTTTCGTATTACGCCTACCAAATAGTTTATACCCCCAACATTGATACGCACGGTAAACATAGTTATATCCGGATCCCGCGGGGAGCAACCTTTGAGCAGGTAATGGATTCTGTGGAACAGGAAAAAGTAGTGATTGATCTATTGTCCTTCCGGTTTATTGCCAAGTTAATGGATTACCCGAAGCTTATTAAACCGGGTCATTATGAACTGGTAAATGGGGCTACCAATTACCAAATGATCGGTCGTTTACGGGCCGGTATTCAATCGCCGGTAAAGCTTACCTTTAATAACATCCGGATAAAAAAAGATTTAACCGCCAAGCTCAGTACAGACATATCAGCTACTCAAACTGAACTGGATTCTTTGCTGCGCAATACCAAGTATGTGCAAAACCTGGGTTTTGATACCACTACTATTATGACCATGTTTATTCCGAACACTTACGAGTTGTATTGGAATACTTCCGGTAGAGAGTTAATAAAACGCATGAAGAAGGAGTACGATGCCTTCTGGACTCCCGCCCGGGTAGCCAAAGCTAAGGCGCAGGGCCTAAGTAAAACGGAGGTATCTACTTTAGCTTCCATTGTGGAAGCAGAACAAGCGGTGCATCCGGATGAACGCCGGCGGATTGCGGGCGTTTACCTGAACCGTTTAAAAACCGGCCTGCCCCTGCAAGCTGACCCCACAGTGGTATTTGCGGTGGGCGACTTCACGATTCGCCGGGTGCTGAATGAACATTTACGCCTTGATTCGCCTTATAATACCTATAAATACAAAGGTTTACCTCCCGGTCCGATTAACTTGCCGTCCATCACTTCCATTGATGCGGTTTTAAACCCGGAGCAGCACGACTATATTTATTTCTGCGCCAAAGAAGATTTTTCCGGCTATCATAATTTTGCGGTTACTCAAGCCGAACATATCCGAAATGCCCGTAAGTACCAGCAAGCTCTGAACGAACGAAATATTTTAAAATAA
- a CDS encoding acyl-CoA thioesterase: MFQSEVQVRVRYSETDQMGYVYYGNFAAYYEVARTETFRNLGINYKELEKAGVMMPVLELRCKYIRPARYDDLLTVKVLVPNKPHGTRIKFEYEVFNEAKELLNIGETTLVFVDMRSGKPTAIPESLVSLLEGYY; this comes from the coding sequence ATGTTTCAATCGGAAGTGCAGGTACGAGTGCGTTATTCAGAAACAGATCAGATGGGCTACGTTTATTACGGCAACTTTGCCGCGTATTACGAAGTAGCACGTACCGAAACTTTTCGCAATCTGGGCATTAATTACAAAGAATTAGAGAAAGCGGGAGTTATGATGCCCGTACTGGAACTCCGCTGTAAGTACATCCGACCAGCCCGTTACGACGATTTGCTCACCGTTAAAGTATTAGTACCTAACAAACCCCACGGTACACGTATAAAGTTTGAGTACGAAGTGTTTAACGAAGCAAAAGAGCTCTTAAATATTGGAGAAACAACCCTGGTGTTTGTGGATATGCGTTCTGGAAAACCAACCGCTATTCCGGAAAGCTTGGTATCGCTGCTCGAAGGTTATTATTAA
- a CDS encoding YihY/virulence factor BrkB family protein, producing the protein MGLQQKYVEDRKPYRKFIIFLKRLRFNQGRLSVYDILDVLIRELKLDSLTKRASYMAFNFTLSIFPTIIFLFTLIPYIPIPDLNSSILTFLQDFMPKEMYAAASSTIEDIVNIPRGGLLSVNFLFALVLSTNGLMSLMDAFDKKYKTFRQRSYLRKRVIATGLTFMLSFILIMSIGIIFFGTYLLDVLVFYEIVTEAFTYTLIVALKYIAIVLLFLLGTCSIYYYVPAIHDKWPFFSVGAVVATLLIFLVSWLFSLYIRIFDTYNHFYGSIGALVGMMIWLDFISMILVLGFEINISIDSITKRFSKINLE; encoded by the coding sequence ATGGGTTTACAACAGAAATACGTAGAAGATCGCAAGCCTTACCGGAAATTTATAATTTTTTTAAAAAGGTTGCGGTTTAACCAAGGGCGACTTTCGGTGTACGATATTCTGGACGTTTTAATTCGGGAGTTGAAACTCGATTCGCTTACCAAAAGGGCTTCTTACATGGCCTTTAACTTTACACTATCTATTTTCCCCACTATTATTTTTCTTTTTACCCTTATTCCTTACATCCCCATTCCGGATTTAAATTCCAGCATTTTAACTTTTCTGCAGGATTTTATGCCCAAGGAAATGTACGCGGCTGCTTCCAGTACCATTGAGGATATTGTAAACATTCCGCGCGGTGGGTTATTATCCGTTAACTTTTTGTTTGCTCTGGTGCTTTCCACCAACGGTCTGATGTCGTTAATGGATGCCTTTGATAAAAAATACAAAACATTCCGGCAACGATCTTACCTGCGTAAGCGCGTAATTGCCACCGGACTTACTTTTATGCTGTCGTTTATTTTAATTATGTCCATCGGTATTATTTTTTTCGGAACTTATTTGCTGGATGTATTGGTGTTTTACGAAATAGTAACGGAAGCTTTTACTTATACTTTAATTGTAGCTTTAAAATACATTGCAATTGTGTTGTTGTTTTTGCTAGGAACCTGTTCTATTTACTACTACGTACCGGCTATTCACGATAAATGGCCTTTTTTCTCGGTGGGTGCCGTGGTAGCTACTTTGCTTATATTTTTGGTTTCCTGGCTGTTTTCGTTGTATATCCGCATTTTTGATACCTACAATCATTTCTACGGGTCAATCGGCGCTTTGGTCGGGATGATGATCTGGCTGGATTTTATTTCGATGATTTTGGTTTTAGGGTTTGAAATAAACATTAGTATTGATTCTATCACAAAACGTTTTTCAAAAATAAATCTGGAGTGA
- a CDS encoding alginate lyase family protein has protein sequence MAAKCYIYSYETNLCSIAFFDLTFACSFEKKPENNQKVISLQPASKPVVRAAPQPVVNLTEKVVLQDTLDVKKSLKHESVNGPARGTKPSGVKKKIPEAPGKLVNKGVITNTANLNKNLQAATSGDLLMKKAVDKAITDGYKALKKPIAVITTKSFMVDTEDKHNFNSVAPYWHQQDNGTWKRIDGKANGLSGKIGDTVKLQKGVGSVVPTLALAYVASSNPAEKEKFAARAIEYCQKFFLNPATRMNPNLDYAQLIPGQNKIRVESAVEGEKLVEIVDALLLLQSSKHYTPEFDRQIRSWFGDMADWMVNSPTGKQADKKIRGNIGVIYETMRAAFAIFSGDTSYARRRLPRVKERLFAEMDSDGGLKLELGRAKPNMYSNKALNAWLTLARIMAIQDVDLWTLEENGKSLEKAVLFMVPYMMGEKKLNDTEEVQPRYFKEVARTAQYAYRNHPATVQALEQFLVKYDTDFREGDDPAILTESYLPWMKGLPQPEFSSFQEQ, from the coding sequence ATGGCTGCGAAATGTTATATCTACTCATATGAGACAAATCTTTGCTCTATTGCTTTTTTTGATTTAACCTTTGCTTGTTCTTTCGAGAAAAAACCGGAAAACAACCAAAAGGTAATATCTTTGCAACCAGCCTCTAAGCCTGTGGTACGAGCCGCTCCCCAACCGGTAGTAAATTTGACGGAGAAAGTAGTTTTGCAGGATACGTTGGATGTAAAAAAAAGCCTTAAACACGAGTCGGTTAATGGGCCAGCGAGAGGAACCAAGCCATCCGGAGTTAAAAAGAAAATTCCGGAAGCACCTGGTAAGTTGGTAAACAAAGGCGTTATTACCAATACCGCTAATTTAAATAAAAATTTACAGGCAGCTACCTCTGGCGATCTGCTGATGAAAAAAGCAGTAGATAAAGCTATTACTGATGGCTATAAAGCCTTAAAAAAACCGATTGCGGTGATAACCACCAAAAGTTTTATGGTGGATACCGAGGATAAGCACAACTTTAATTCGGTGGCTCCTTATTGGCACCAACAGGATAATGGTACCTGGAAGAGAATTGATGGTAAAGCCAACGGCTTAAGTGGCAAAATTGGCGATACGGTAAAATTGCAAAAAGGAGTCGGGAGTGTGGTACCCACGTTAGCCCTGGCTTATGTAGCGAGCAGCAATCCGGCAGAAAAAGAAAAATTTGCGGCGCGGGCCATTGAATACTGCCAGAAGTTTTTTTTAAATCCGGCCACCCGCATGAATCCCAATCTGGATTACGCCCAGTTAATACCGGGTCAGAACAAAATCCGGGTAGAGAGTGCCGTGGAAGGCGAGAAACTCGTGGAAATCGTGGATGCGCTTTTACTGCTTCAATCCAGTAAACATTATACCCCCGAGTTTGATCGGCAAATACGCAGTTGGTTCGGGGATATGGCCGATTGGATGGTAAACAGCCCCACCGGAAAACAAGCTGATAAAAAAATCAGGGGTAATATTGGCGTTATTTACGAAACCATGCGAGCCGCCTTTGCTATTTTTAGTGGCGATACCTCTTACGCCCGCCGCCGCCTGCCACGCGTAAAAGAGCGTTTGTTCGCAGAAATGGATTCTGACGGGGGCCTGAAACTGGAACTAGGCCGCGCAAAGCCAAATATGTACAGCAACAAAGCCTTAAATGCCTGGTTAACTTTAGCCCGCATTATGGCTATACAAGACGTAGATCTTTGGACTTTAGAAGAAAATGGCAAGAGTTTAGAAAAAGCGGTTTTGTTTATGGTACCTTACATGATGGGGGAGAAAAAACTTAACGATACCGAAGAAGTTCAACCCAGGTATTTTAAAGAAGTAGCCCGCACGGCCCAATACGCCTACCGGAACCATCCGGCAACAGTACAAGCGCTAGAGCAATTTTTAGTTAAATACGACACCGATTTTCGTGAGGGAGATGATCCTGCAATTTTAACCGAAAGTTATTTGCCCTGGATGAAAGGTTTGCCACAACCAGAGTTCAGTAGTTTCCAGGAACAATAG
- a CDS encoding YqjF family protein, which yields MSFLTAEWRKLAIANYKVNPNILKPYLPFGTELDLWEDTCYVSLIGFMFQKVRLLGLKIPYHVNFAEVNLRFYVKRKANNSWRRGVVFIKEIVPLPALALVANLLYNEKYETKPMLHSWTDNNNTWEIDYRWKQKSNWQQIKVIADKEAIAIVAGSEAEFITEHYYGYAKVNNAKSNQYEVTHPKWEQYAVKDYAITVDFALNYGREFQFLNNIAPASVMLAEGSPITIESKSTIAKI from the coding sequence ATGAGTTTCCTGACTGCCGAATGGCGTAAACTAGCGATTGCCAATTACAAAGTAAATCCAAATATATTAAAACCTTATTTACCTTTTGGTACCGAACTGGACTTATGGGAAGATACTTGCTACGTAAGCCTGATTGGCTTTATGTTTCAAAAGGTACGGTTGCTGGGTCTAAAAATTCCTTACCACGTAAATTTTGCCGAAGTTAACCTTCGGTTTTATGTTAAAAGAAAGGCCAACAATTCGTGGCGACGCGGGGTTGTCTTTATTAAAGAGATTGTGCCTTTACCAGCCTTAGCTTTGGTAGCCAACCTGTTATACAACGAAAAATACGAAACCAAACCGATGCTGCATTCCTGGACCGACAATAACAATACCTGGGAAATAGATTATCGCTGGAAGCAAAAATCGAACTGGCAGCAAATAAAAGTAATCGCCGATAAAGAAGCTATTGCCATTGTTGCCGGAAGCGAAGCTGAGTTTATTACGGAGCATTATTACGGGTATGCTAAAGTTAATAACGCCAAAAGTAACCAGTACGAAGTAACGCATCCCAAATGGGAACAGTACGCGGTTAAAGATTACGCCATAACCGTAGATTTTGCCTTAAACTATGGTCGGGAGTTTCAATTTTTAAATAACATCGCTCCTGCTTCGGTAATGTTGGCGGAGGGCTCGCCCATCACTATCGAAAGTAAAAGCACCATTGCAAAAATTTAA